A stretch of DNA from Rhizobacter sp.:
CGGATCCGGGGCCCGGCAAAGTGAGCGCGACTTCCGGTGTGACCTCGGTCTCCAGACGGCCGGCGGCATCGTAGGTGTAGTTCCAGGTGCTGCCCTTCTTGTTGGTGAAGCTCAGCTTGTTGCCCAGGCCGTCGTACGTGTAAGACTCCACGAAGCCCAAGGCATCTTCGGTGGAAGACACGCGGCCGCCGCGGTCGTGGAAGACCTTGGAGACGCGGTCTCGCCCTTGCGCATCCGCAGCCGGCAACACCCCCGCAGTGACTTCCGGGTTGTAGTAGCGCGTGGTCGTGACCGAGCGCTCTTGCTCGTTGTAGTCGACCTTGGTGACGTAGCGCTCGGCATCGACGGTGCGCACGAGTCGGTTGGCTTCGTCATAGCGGTATGTCGTGACGCGGTCATTCGCGGTTTCATAGACCCCGCCACGCACGGTGCCGGCCACGGCCCGGCGGTCATACGCCCGCACCTGCCGCACGTTGCCGTTGTCGTCGTAGCTGGTTTCAACAGCGCTGCCATTGGCATCGGTGGCCCAGGTCTGGCGATTGGCGGCGTCGTATTCGTAACGGGTGACGCGGTTTTCTCCGTGGTTCGCCACGGCGGTGGTCGTGCTCCACTGCTCTACCGTCGCCTCGTACTCCGTACGTGCGGTGGCGTACTGGATTCGGCGGCTGACGTTGCCGTTGTCGTCGTAGACGTTCTGCGTCACCGCACCCATGCCATCAGTGACGAAGGTGACGCGGTTGAGCACGTCGTAGGCCATCCGCGTGTGCGCATCGCGGCCCGGCTCTTCATTCACCTGGGGATCAGACCCACCGCTCCACGCCGCCAGATCGATCCGGTTGATGTAGGCGATGCGATCGGTGACGTTGCCATTGTTGTCGTATCGATACTCGACAACGGCCCCGGTGCCATCAACGCTGAAGGTCAGCCTGCCGTCGTCGTCGTAGCGGCGTGCCTCGACTGCATCGCGGCCAGGCTCGGCGTCGACCAGTGCTGCAATGTCCTGCTCGGACGCCTTGATCGGCAAGGCCGCCAAAACGTTGGGCGCGATCGCGTTCGCATAGCGCGTGGTGCGGGCGATGCGGCCTTCGTCGTCATAGTCGGTGTGAGTGATGCCACCCGCGCCATCGACGCTGTAGATCCGCCGGTCAGTGGCGTCGTAAACGTAGCGTGTACGGTTCCCTGCGCCGTCGAGCACCGAGACGAGATTTCCCTTGTCGTCGTAGCTGTAGCGGGTGGTGATGTTCAGGCTGCCGTCGGGATCCACGCGCTCTACCGTGCGGCGGCCCAACTCGTCGTACTCGTAGCGCGTGACCGAGCCGCTCGGCATGGTGACCGTCAGCTGCCGTCCGGCTTCGTCGTAGGTATACAAGGTGCGCAGCGCCAGCCCGTCGGCGTTGGCCAGCAGTTGATCGCCCGGGCCGGGCACCAGCAAGGGGTCGACCGTCACCTGCCGCACCCGGCCGTTGAGGTCGAACTCCACGTGCGTCCACACGCCGTTCGGATCCTGTGTCCACACTGCCTGGCCCTTGGCGTCGTAGCGGTAGTTCGTGGTCAGCGCGAGGTCAGTGGGGTCCACCGTCACGCTCAGCACGCGGTTGGCCGCGTCGTAGTCGTAGTGGACCTCGTTGCCATTGGCATCAGTGGCAACGCGCAGCAAGCCGGCGCGGTCGAACTCTTGCTCCGTCCAGCTGCCGTCGGGGCGGTCGACGCGGCGCAGTTGGCCGTTTCGATCGTAGGTGTAGACGGTCGTCTGCTGGTTGCCGTCGGTGACGGAGTAGGTCTCGCCGTGGCGGGTACGCGTGGTGCTCGTCGTGATGCCCTCGGGCGTCTCGACGGTCACGCTGCGCTGCTCCAGGCTATAGAAGTAGGTGGTCGCGCGCTCGTAGGCGTCAAACTGCTGGTAGACGCGGCCGAAGGCGTCGTATGTGGTGCTGCGTTGCGCGTTCGATGCGTCGATGGTTTGAACCAAGCGACCCACGCGGTCATAGCTGAAATAGGTCGTACCGTCGTTCGCGTCGATGCTGCGCACCACACGGCCGAATGCATCGTAGAAGGACTGGGTCACGGCGTTGATGCCGCCCACGTCACGCACCGTCCTCTCGGCCAAGCCGCGCCGGTCGTAGTAGGTGGTGTCGGTGACGATCTCGCCCTGGTGCAGCACGCGGGTGGACTCCGCGTTGCCAAACACGTTGTAGGTTTGCGTGGTGACGTTGCGCATCGCGTCCGTCACGGTCTCGAGCTCGCCGCGGCGCGTGTACGTGTTGGAGACTTCGGAGTCGAGCACCGGGTTGCGAAGTGCCGCCAGCGCATTGCGCAGAACCGCGGTGACGCGCCCGCCCTCCAGTTGACCCAGGACGCTGGCCGACAGCCGCGCGGAGTAACGGATGGTGGACTCGAGCTGGTTCAGTCCGTCGTAGATGCGCTCTTCGACTTCGCCCAACGCATTGACGGTGTGGCTCAGCTGACCGTCGTCGGTGTAAAAGAAAAGCGTGCGCCGGCCCAGGGCATCAGTGGTGCTGGAGCGGCGGCCTGCGGCGTCGTACGCGTGCGTGAGGCCGTGCTGGCTCCAGATCTGATTGATCTGCTGCTGCGTCGTCGCAGCCGCCAGCAGCACAGCGCCTTCGGCCGAGAGTTCGCCGGTCAGGCGCCCCTGGCGGTCGTAGCGCACATTGAGCGTGCGCTCCTGATCCGTGCTGTATGCCCGGACCGTGGAGATGAGGTTGCCGACATCGTCGTAATGGAAGCGCGTGGTCGTGCCTTCAATGTTCTGCTGGTATTGGACGCGGCCAAGATCGTCATAGAACGTGATGATGTACTGAGCCCGCGTGTCAATTGCAGGCCGGATATCGTCCAAGCGGGTCGACGCATCAACCGCAGCAGTGATCTCCGTGCTGTAGCGGATGACGATTGCGACACGGCCGTTTCCGTCGTAGACCGTCTCGGTGAGGCTGTTCTCGGCGTCGAGCTCGCCGATCACCAGGCCCCGTGCGTCGTAGAAGTAGCGTGTCGACTGGTTCGCGCTGGCATCGGCTTCGCTGGAGCCGGTCACGAGGTCGACGCGATCTCGCCCGATGGCGTACCAGCCGGCCACGGTGGTCGTCGTCTGCGTATCCAGGTCGCTCACCTGCAGGTCGTCACCTACACGGCGGAACACCAGGCGGTTGGCACCACCGGCACCTGCCGGCAGAACGGGGTTGGTGTCGCTGACCACCGGAATCGGAGCAGAAGAAGGCGAGGCCACCTGAGCATCGATCTGCGCTGCGTCCCACACCTGCCCGTTCGCGAAGACGATCTGCTCGATCCGGTCTTGAGGGCTGCGGTAGTAGTTCTGAATGCGCAGCGAGTCGACAGCGTTACCGTGAAGGCGCAACATCAAATCGTCGCCCTGGCGCTCAAGGAGCACCAGCGCGGGAGTCACCCCCTGACCGAGGACAATGCGGTCGAGCTTGCCGACTGCGGCATCGGTATTGCTGATGACATCGCGTCCGGAGCCGTGGCCAAAGAGGTAGGTGTCGTTTCCGCTGCCTCCGTCGAGGTAGTCATCGCCGGCACCACCGTCCAGCACATCGTCACCCGCGTCGCCAGCCAGCTGGTCAGCGCCCTCGCCGCCGTTCAGGCTGTCGTTGCCATCTCCGCCTTGCATGGCATCGCCACCAGCGCCGCCGACCAGAGTGTCGTTGCCGCCGTCACCACGAAGGTCATCACCCGCAGCGCCGCCTTCCAGGATGTCATCGCCATCAAGCCCGACCAGCAGGTCTTTCCCTGCTCCGCCGGAGACGTGATCCGCACCCGAGGTTCCACGTATCTCATCGGCCTCATCGGAGGGAAGGGTCACCCGCGCCTCGATGGCCGACGAGTTCCAGATGGTCCCGTCGGCGAAGCGGATCTGGGTGATCCGATCCGCGCTGCTGGCGAAGTGATTGACGACCGTCAGCACTGCGGCGCTGTTGCGGATCGTCAAGATCAGCATGTCGTCGATGCGGCGAAGCACGACGTCCTGCGGCGCGACATCGGGCTTGAGCAGCACTTCGTCGACCTTTGTCGGCGACTCATCAAAGGCCCCGACGAAGTCGCGACCAGAGGTGCGACCGAACACATAGGTGTCGTTGCCGGCGCCGCCTGACAGTCCGTCATCGCCCGCTCCGCCCTCCAAAAGATCATCCCCCGGTGTCCCTTCGACGGAAACTCCCGGCGGGTTGGCCATGAGCATGCCCAGCACGCCAGCATGGCCGAGGGTGCTGCCGTCGTGGAAGCGGATGGTCTCGAGCGTCGCCGACGTGGTGCCGTTCTCGGCAAAGTAGCCAGACACGGTCAGTCGGTCGGCTCCACCGGCCAGCTCGATGATCAGGTTGTCGCCCTCTCGCAGGAAGCGCGCGTTGGCGGCCGTGACGCCCGCGCCCAGCTGCAGGGTATCGGCCGAGATCCCCTGGGCATCATCGTCATAGTTGTAAATGGCGTCGTGCCCGCTGCCGAAGCCGAAGACGTAGGTGTCGGCACCCGACCCACCGAAGAGCACGTCGGAGCCAACGCCACCGTCGAGGAGATCGTCGCCGCTGTCGCCATACAACCAGTCGGCGCCCGCCCCGCCCTGCAGGGTGTCGTTGCCGGCGGAGCCCAGAAGCTCGTCAACACCATCGCCGCCCAGCAGGTTGTCATTTCCTACGTCACCAGTGATCAGGTCGTCGCCTGCACCACCGTGGATGGTGTCGTCTCCCTCAGAGCCGTATATGGTGTCGTCGCCTGAGGTGCCCAGCAAGGTGCGGGCGAGAACCTGTGGGTGTCCGAGCGTCGTGCCATCCGCAAAGCGGATGTTCTCGACCGTCTGGCTGGTAGCGCCACCGGCATCGAAATAGCCGTCCACCCACAGCCGGTCGGAACTCTCGGTCAGCGCGATGACGAGGCTGGTACCCGCCCGTTCGAATCGAACATTGGCGAGTGTGATGCCCGCTCCGAGCACGATGGTGTCGGCGTTGACCCCCTGCGCATCCTCGTCGAAATTGACGATGGAGTCGTGCCCGCTGCCGTAGCCGAAGTGGTAGGTGTCAGCACCATTTCCGCCTTGGAGCAGGTCGTCACCGGCACCACCGTCCAGCGTGTCACGGTCGCCACCGCCAAACAGCTCGTCATTGCCGCCACCGCCGAGCAGCACGTTGTCGCCGCCCTGCCCGGCGAGCACATCGTTGCCGGCCCCGCCGTCCAGGATGTCGTTGCCGCCGTCACCAAGCAGTACGTTGGCGCCACTGTCACCCACGTACAGATCGTCGGACATGCTGCCGTCGCCTGCAAACACTACTCCGAGGGACGTAAGCGGGGCGCGGATGGGATCGTTGGCTGCGAGGCCGAGCGTCCAGCTGCGCAGCAGTGCGATGCCGTCGAAACCGCCCAAGCGCAAGGCGCCATTGGCGGCACGGATCAGGGTGACGAGGTCGGTGACGGCAGCCACAGGATCGAGGGCACGCTGCGCGTTGAAGCGGGCAGCAAGCTCGGTCGCATGCAGCGGACCCGCCGCCACCACTTCGCTGGCTTGGCGAACCACATAGGCGGCGCCTCCCGTCGGTTCATTGCCGAGGTCCACGACCACAGGTGGGGTGAGGGCATCAGCCAACTGGCCCTCCATCGGCGAGGCGTAGCGGAGTTGCTGCGCCAATCGACCGGCGGCGTCGTAGCGGTATTCGGTGAAATAGAGTTCAGCGTCCAGTTCGGCCACCAGCAGGCCGTCGGCACTGTAGAACTTGCGCGACACACGATCATCGACGCTCGCAGGCACCACCTCGATGTCGGCCAGGCTTGGCTGCGCGTCGAGATTCAGGAACCGATGCGCATGTTGCCGCTCGGCCACGACACGCGAGGAGCCGTCGTACTCGATCCGTGTCACAAGGCCAGCGGCGTCGACCGTCGCCGCGAGCCGGCCCGCCGAGTCGTACACCCGCCAGCTGTTGCGGTCGTGCGCGGCATCCAGCAGCCGGATGTCGTCAAGGCTGGGCAGAGCCGGCTGGCCTCCTGCGGTGACAAGAAGGGAGATGTCGACACGGCGTGCGTACGCCTTGGTGCCCACTAGCTGGCTGGCCGCGTCATAGCGGTATTCGACGAGCGTGCCGTCGGCATCGATGTCGGCAACCTTGCGGCCCGCCTCGTCGTAGAGCATCCACTGGCGCACGCCGGTGGGATCTTCCGTCATCGCCAGTCGGTTGGCGGCGTCGTAGAAGTAGCGAGTTTCACCCAAGTCACCGTCGACGGAGCTTTGCACCACCGAAAAGAGGCGACCGGCAGCGTCGTAGGCGCTGGTGGTGACCAGGCCATTGACCAGCGTGACGGCGGTACGCGCATTCGCGTCGTCGTAGAAGTAGAGCGTGGTGTTCTGCCGCGCATCGGTTTGCGTTTCGAGGCGGCCCAGGCCGTCATAGGTGTAGTGCGTGCTCTGGCCGTCAGGCAGCGTGGTGCTGAGCAGCGATCCGTCGCGGTCGTAGACGCTCGTGACGATTGACGCGTAGATGCCGGGCACTCCCTCTCCATCTTCGTCCACGCGAGCGTAGCTGGTGGTGAAGCGCAACTGGCCCCGGTCGTCATAGGTCATGTCGACACGTGTGGCGCGAGTCATGTCCTGCGTGCCAACCCAGCCGACGAGAGCCGAGAGGCTGGGGACGTCAGTCACCCCGAGTGAGCCGACGGCGTAGGTTCCGCCGGAGTAGGTGAGGGTCGCCTCGCGTTCGCCCTGGGGGTTGTAGCGATGTTCGGTCACGCGCCCCTCGGGAGTGATGGCGAAGCGAAGGCGGCCGCTGGCTGCACTGTCATACACGTAGCGCGTGGTCTGCGGCCGTGAAGCCTGGGCCGGGCCATCGCCGTCGCTGTCGGGGATGAGGTAGACCGTCTCGGTGAGAAGGTGGTTGCGGGCATCGTAGGTGCGGCTGACGGTGTTGCCGGCGGCGTCCCGCTGCAGAACCAGGTTGCCGCGCGTGTCGTACTCCATGTGCACGGCGTTGCCCAGGCCGTCGATGACCTGCCGTACGTCGCCGTTGGCGTTGTAGGCGTAGGTCGTGCGCAGGTTCTGGTTGCCGACGGCAGGAGCCTCGACCTCGCCGAGGCGCCCGGCAGCGTCAAAGCGCATCACGGTGCTGCGCCCGAGAGCATCGGTGATCGTGGTCTCGTTGGTGCCGTAAGCGAACCCGGTGCTGTGGCCCAGCGCATCGGTGACGGTCTCGATTCGCCATTGACCGTTGATCTCGACGTAATCGAAGGTGAGGCTGCTGCCGTCTCGCTGGGTAACGGTGTGGACGCGCCGGCTGGCACCTTCGTAGGTGTAGTCGGTGAAGTAGATGTCGCCGTCGATGACCGAGTTGTCTTCGGGACTCAGGTCGGTGGTAACCCGGCGAAGCCGGTTTTCGGTGTCGTACTCGTAGCGCGTTCGGGTAGCGGTGACGCCGTTGCTGTCGACCGTGCGCACCTGCGACAAATTCGAGCCGTTGTAGTCGAAATGCAGGGCCTCGCCGGAGGCCGTGGTCACGGTTGTGAGCAGCCCGTTGGTGTAGGCGAAGCTGACGGTGTTTCCTGCGGTGTCGGTGCGAGAGCGCAGACGGGCATCGATGCCGCCGTCGTAGCGCTCCCGCACGCCAGTGTCGCCGTCGGTCCAGACGTACTGGTCGGCCGCGGCGTCATAGGTGATGGTGTCGAAGGCTCCGGCACCGTCGCTCGAGACGTAGGAGGCGCTAGCGATGTCATAGACATAAAGCGCTTGCGCACCATCGCGGTCGGTGCGCAGCAGGGTGCTGCCAGCGGCGTTGCGCACGCCGGTCAGCCGCAACGGTTGCACGAAAAAGCCGTTGGACCAGTTGTCGGCGTTGTCGTCGTTCAACAAACCCTGGCTGTTGTAAGTCCGCAGGGCAACAGCCTCCAGGCCGCGGCCCACCAGACGATCGTCCTGGTCCTGGAGCACCAGGTTGCCGTTGGCTGCGTTGACGAATACGCCCTCACCGCTGCGGCCATTGGCAGCGCTTCCCAATGAGCCGTTCCGGCCGAGCTCAGCGAGGGAGGTCAAGGTCAAACCGAGGCTGTTGCCGCCGACGATCGCTACCATGAGAAGCTTTCCTTAGGGTTATCCAGTAAGCGCCATGAGGGGGCGAACCACTGCGCCCACTGCCCATGAGAACTTTCAATACATCCTCGGAAAACTCGTTCGGTTTAGCGTGACCGCCGCCTTCCCCTACACAATTGCTGCAGAAGCGGGATATATGCAGCTGACGCGTAGCGAGAGACGCATACGACCCCGCCATCGCTTTGTGAAAGCCATTCACCATGACCAACACGCAACTTCCGCCGGTTCTTCAACAAGCCATGCAAGCCAGCAGTGCCGGCGACATGGATACCGCCATGCGTCTATTGAGAACGGCCATTCACGATCTGCCGGATCACCCGCTGCCTCACTTTCTGCTCGCAGCGGAACTCGCACAGGGCGGCAAGATGGAGGAAGCTGAAGCGGCCTTCGCGAACTCTGTCCTCTTGGCACCGGCATTCGAGACGGCCCGGTTCCAGCTCGGCTTGCTTCAGTTCACATCTGGTCGCGTGTCCATGGCAATGCTCACGTGGCAACCGCTCGTGGAGCTGCCCGACACCAACCCGTTCCACCGCTTCGTCTCCGGAATGGCCGCACTTGCCGCAGATCGATTCGAAGAAGCGGCGCACCATTTACGCGAAGGCATGAAACTGAATCATGACAACCCGCCGCTGAACACCGACATGCAGATGTTGCTTGATCGAATCGCTCAACACACAGGTGACACCAGCAAAGCGGCCGAGCGAGATGACGAGGAATCTGCACAGGCCTCGCATCACGTCCTGCTGTCAAATTACCAGCAAGATGGGCCCGCTCATTGAAGACAGACCTGGTTTTCTGATCTATCCATGACTCGCATCGATCGCTCCGGTCAGCTAACAGAGCTTCTTCGGAAAAGACTCAGCGCATTAAAGGACGCGAGTGCAGCGTCCAAGACGGCATCCGCAGGGCGAGCCAGCGCCGGTACGAAGCAGCACTCGACGGGCTCGTCTGCAGCGGGGTCTGTCGACGTCGCGGGCGCGCTGGCGAAGCGCATTCAGCTCATCGCGACCGACGATCCAGACCGTCATCGCAAGGCGTTTCGTGCTTTCCTCGAAGCGATGCTTCTCGCTGAGCTCGGTGAGTCGCTCATGAACGACGCAGCCTTTTACCAGATGGTTGATCAGATCCAGGAGCAGATGGAGGCGGACCCTCATCTCGCGGAAGCTGTGAGCAACGCGAGCGCGATTCTGCTCAAGGGGAATCTGTAGCGCAGCGCCACATCTGACGATGGGTTCGCGGAACGCCCATCCTCATGTACTGGCTGCACATACGCTACTGCCTTCTATTCGCCCCTCCCCGGCAGCTGCTGCGGCCGGAATGCGAGGACTTGCAAGAATCACTTTGGCGCACCACGAGTCAACATCAAGAAAGCAGGGGATGAAGATCAATCAAGAACATGCACGCCGAGGGAGCATTGCTTACCGGCCTGACATCGACGGGCTCAGGGCGATCGCCGTCCTGCTGGTGCTCGTCTTCCATTTCCATCTCTTCTCTGCCGGCAAGAGCGGCTTCGTCGGCGTCGACGTGTTCTTTGTGATCTCGGGCTATCTGATCACATCCATCGTGCGCCAGCAAGTCGCGGCGCAGCAGTTTTCACTGGTCGACTTCTGGGTCAAGCGCTTGCGCCGTCTGGCGCCGGTTCTCTTTGTCGTGCTGGCGCTGGTGTTGGCATATGGAGCACTGCGACTGTTGCAAGCTGACTTCAAGCAGCTAGCCGAGGAAGTCGCGGCGACGCAGTTCTATGTGGCCAATGTCTACTTCTGGCGCAACGTCAACTACTTCGGCCTACAGGCCGGAAACATCTACCTCCTCCACACTTGGTCGCTCTCGGTCGAAGAACAGTTTTACATCCTCTATCCACTGTTCCTCGTTGTCGTGCTCAAGCGCTGGCGGGCGCAGGCGCCGTGGGTTGTGCTCGGGGTGGCGTTGCTGTCGTTCGGCCTGAACGTGGCGTTCGTGGGCTCCAAGCCGGAAGCGACGTTCTACCTGATGCCTACCCGTGCGTGGGAGCTGCTGATCGGTGCACTGCTGACCTGGGTGCCCCGCGTACGGCATACAGGCGGCGCCCACCTTCTGGGCGTCCTGGGCGCGCTGCTCATCGCCGCGGCTATTGCGGCCTACAGCCCGGAAACCCGGTTTCCAGGGGTCTTCGCCTTGCTGCCTACGCTCGGCGCTGCAAGTCTCTTGCTTGCGGGCGGCGCGCCGGGCGCCTGGTCGACGCGCGTGCTGTCGATGAAGCCGGTGGCGGCCATCGGCCGCATCTCGTATTCGTTGTACCTGGTGCACTGGCCGATCAACGTATTTGCGTCGAACGAGCTGGGCGAGGGATACACGTTGGGTTGGCGTCTGGCGATGCTGGCGGTGTGCTTTGTGGCGTCAGCGATTTTGTACCGCTGGGTCGAGATGCCGTTTCG
This window harbors:
- a CDS encoding LysM peptidoglycan-binding domain-containing protein, translated to MVAIVGGNSLGLTLTSLAELGRNGSLGSAANGRSGEGVFVNAANGNLVLQDQDDRLVGRGLEAVALRTYNSQGLLNDDNADNWSNGFFVQPLRLTGVRNAAGSTLLRTDRDGAQALYVYDIASASYVSSDGAGAFDTITYDAAADQYVWTDGDTGVRERYDGGIDARLRSRTDTAGNTVSFAYTNGLLTTVTTASGEALHFDYNGSNLSQVRTVDSNGVTATRTRYEYDTENRLRRVTTDLSPEDNSVIDGDIYFTDYTYEGASRRVHTVTQRDGSSLTFDYVEINGQWRIETVTDALGHSTGFAYGTNETTITDALGRSTVMRFDAAGRLGEVEAPAVGNQNLRTTYAYNANGDVRQVIDGLGNAVHMEYDTRGNLVLQRDAAGNTVSRTYDARNHLLTETVYLIPDSDGDGPAQASRPQTTRYVYDSAASGRLRFAITPEGRVTEHRYNPQGEREATLTYSGGTYAVGSLGVTDVPSLSALVGWVGTQDMTRATRVDMTYDDRGQLRFTTSYARVDEDGEGVPGIYASIVTSVYDRDGSLLSTTLPDGQSTHYTYDGLGRLETQTDARQNTTLYFYDDANARTAVTLVNGLVTTSAYDAAGRLFSVVQSSVDGDLGETRYFYDAANRLAMTEDPTGVRQWMLYDEAGRKVADIDADGTLVEYRYDAASQLVGTKAYARRVDISLLVTAGGQPALPSLDDIRLLDAAHDRNSWRVYDSAGRLAATVDAAGLVTRIEYDGSSRVVAERQHAHRFLNLDAQPSLADIEVVPASVDDRVSRKFYSADGLLVAELDAELYFTEYRYDAAGRLAQQLRYASPMEGQLADALTPPVVVDLGNEPTGGAAYVVRQASEVVAAGPLHATELAARFNAQRALDPVAAVTDLVTLIRAANGALRLGGFDGIALLRSWTLGLAANDPIRAPLTSLGVVFAGDGSMSDDLYVGDSGANVLLGDGGNDILDGGAGNDVLAGQGGDNVLLGGGGNDELFGGGDRDTLDGGAGDDLLQGGNGADTYHFGYGSGHDSIVNFDEDAQGVNADTIVLGAGITLANVRFERAGTSLVIALTESSDRLWVDGYFDAGGATSQTVENIRFADGTTLGHPQVLARTLLGTSGDDTIYGSEGDDTIHGGAGDDLITGDVGNDNLLGGDGVDELLGSAGNDTLQGGAGADWLYGDSGDDLLDGGVGSDVLFGGSGADTYVFGFGSGHDAIYNYDDDAQGISADTLQLGAGVTAANARFLREGDNLIIELAGGADRLTVSGYFAENGTTSATLETIRFHDGSTLGHAGVLGMLMANPPGVSVEGTPGDDLLEGGAGDDGLSGGAGNDTYVFGRTSGRDFVGAFDESPTKVDEVLLKPDVAPQDVVLRRIDDMLILTIRNSAAVLTVVNHFASSADRITQIRFADGTIWNSSAIEARVTLPSDEADEIRGTSGADHVSGGAGKDLLVGLDGDDILEGGAAGDDLRGDGGNDTLVGGAGGDAMQGGDGNDSLNGGEGADQLAGDAGDDVLDGGAGDDYLDGGSGNDTYLFGHGSGRDVISNTDAAVGKLDRIVLGQGVTPALVLLERQGDDLMLRLHGNAVDSLRIQNYYRSPQDRIEQIVFANGQVWDAAQIDAQVASPSSAPIPVVSDTNPVLPAGAGGANRLVFRRVGDDLQVSDLDTQTTTTVAGWYAIGRDRVDLVTGSSEADASANQSTRYFYDARGLVIGELDAENSLTETVYDGNGRVAIVIRYSTEITAAVDASTRLDDIRPAIDTRAQYIITFYDDLGRVQYQQNIEGTTTRFHYDDVGNLISTVRAYSTDQERTLNVRYDRQGRLTGELSAEGAVLLAAATTQQQINQIWSQHGLTHAYDAAGRRSSTTDALGRRTLFFYTDDGQLSHTVNALGEVEERIYDGLNQLESTIRYSARLSASVLGQLEGGRVTAVLRNALAALRNPVLDSEVSNTYTRRGELETVTDAMRNVTTQTYNVFGNAESTRVLHQGEIVTDTTYYDRRGLAERTVRDVGGINAVTQSFYDAFGRVVRSIDANDGTTYFSYDRVGRLVQTIDASNAQRSTTYDAFGRVYQQFDAYERATTYFYSLEQRSVTVETPEGITTSTTRTRHGETYSVTDGNQQTTVYTYDRNGQLRRVDRPDGSWTEQEFDRAGLLRVATDANGNEVHYDYDAANRVLSVTVDPTDLALTTNYRYDAKGQAVWTQDPNGVWTHVEFDLNGRVRQVTVDPLLVPGPGDQLLANADGLALRTLYTYDEAGRQLTVTMPSGSVTRYEYDELGRRTVERVDPDGSLNITTRYSYDDKGNLVSVLDGAGNRTRYVYDATDRRIYSVDGAGGITHTDYDDEGRIARTTRYANAIAPNVLAALPIKASEQDIAALVDAEPGRDAVEARRYDDDGRLTFSVDGTGAVVEYRYDNNGNVTDRIAYINRIDLAAWSGGSDPQVNEEPGRDAHTRMAYDVLNRVTFVTDGMGAVTQNVYDDNGNVSRRIQYATARTEYEATVEQWSTTTAVANHGENRVTRYEYDAANRQTWATDANGSAVETSYDDNGNVRQVRAYDRRAVAGTVRGGVYETANDRVTTYRYDEANRLVRTVDAERYVTKVDYNEQERSVTTTRYYNPEVTAGVLPAADAQGRDRVSKVFHDRGGRVSSTEDALGFVESYTYDGLGNKLSFTNKKGSTWNYTYDAAGRLETEVTPEVALTLPGPGSGGGAALGPSYTSDARIVTRLTYDGLGNLSSRTEASGFVAEQRTTRYEYDAVGRQVRVIYPPVRVYNEHPSLLGANGQSGLAAPAELLRNENTGNALTSQTFYDALGNAVANVDVAGNASYKVYDKVGRVRYDVDAMGYVTGYEHDAFGDVRFLTRYNASTPLADDVPTSADQAITEDEVAEALGTDRSRDRTVTTVYDKLGRTLRVTESAAFAYDPTASGVAISHTQARKTTEKTYNAFGEVVQQAVLANSVTNTWSITAYYYDHRGRNVAEVNAGGYLTRRGYDAMGNLTQQTEYANPVAKPTPGSWLTDPGTPASSAQNRSTEYRYDKLDRKTHDIRKSVVFHTAASTTVGGQVLPALESHEEDVTTEYGYDAVGNLTRTTDNTGANTFSYYDALGRVTAVAAPARTSTESGQTLSPLTLYLRDAFGNVVQKSELALGAAAAQEFTGVSHTGSTHAYVSYPNGFFGPVVYYGVGTLGETGFPMPVFSEQDRITYYKYDRLGHLVQTTDANGHSQYNSYNERGELAKTWQGVTSGTSTAMPGANNASLVIDSTIFTAYQYDKLGRMTHSFTPSPVELLNEAATSGSSAPVVTRMLQSTAGVIDSVMTYNAFGEMTSKGIVDGGPGSGQQERFEYDNAGHLWRTTAGDGVTKVILYDVQGRITSVMTHSGVPGAPTLDEALSAEQVDNWTHTRRTDYVYDEIGHLQRQIDPWRVINEDGVSIRPLTASFSLTRSDTIRSVPIAWVDGEFSSVPTAYGMRWTRQTQNEVQLGWSDLAQLGSGDVRVTLRYQSQSYQSPGNFTGYFDENGNPYYDGQVVNHPSVELTYTWIFTNAAGIGATLRWNDEAASPHGGISAINGFVVEKKDANGQWHEVVNRTASGAYGSVIEVATQKDGVAGQTALKIRRQDSPDTPENWITVGINFGDAWRFDLSQLSSPYAYKVVRTPLDGSPEETLRTGLISGGVVTDSETLNPWARPVTHVTTDRWGNVLTRSDVRNADWVTTTSYNSLNQVIEQVQPVADLGQGAPTTRIYYDSLGRQIGVRDANLNLNLKYYDEAGNLAGEHHADGGRVEYSYNAFGNRVAQRDAIAATPDASVDAATRAKHVTRYTYDNMGRMLTTVHGAVDVFSSTGIQEDGAASVMLNYQGSLSTVERNTYDQAGRKISQTNGAGQTTRYRYDLAGNVIESVDPLLFHTRTYYDRLGKKASEIDANNRYATWHYDYFGKIRYHVDLGGGQYTYHYDDGRTGQLMSYDINRGSAGTTTVSYSYDAAGQQTGIWDSALSQQTTTTYDLAGNHVRETVRQNGYYNVYQDSHLAYDALGRLRDVSDGRVHIAMEYDQVGNRTRITTHANVLQPNTNSADTSKDEDRFFTYDSMNRQRIVDGIGVRDMQGILQKDSRGNYQAAISLTQGSEITYDVNGNRKTERKGGNRLTSVRTVVRGFYAYRASESEGGVSIGWLMGGGGEAGSEYREVFAESDIGYSGGQPYIISRSAPDGLFYISGVEEGPAYSDVTVNSINDGYVVNSYTYDAKNRLTVIAQDGLGINFNYYDAADRLVQNGLGRAIAGYADSRPTATQAQVALINTTRTTPGAVRGAGLSEETTQNLYDANGRNVRQQVRSPRDAKPFDRARVILNDYDNVGNVTHTHYDIVNDYHIDYYYNYKRFDSYKIDFVNGVDSRGNERSSTLGRLLGGLVSSALGLPGLGEWLGHTGRIFKGIGGFEGGTGTTQNFYDASGNLTRTTYTHEQERNYINNAEGQLLYANTAGSVTYNTGSVQRTVMANGEVLGSYGVSRNEQVADFNFSFRAFNGQQGGVSRYVVQAGDTLRSIAFKVYGDETLWYCIADSNALASDADIQPGQVLSISAQIGTVHNNAKTYTHFDQRQIGGDSAPPLGPPGQACGGNGQMIVQVVAVVVSVVLAYFTVGASLTVTNVLLAAAAAAGGNLAGQMVARELGMQKSINWESVAVSGIGGAISFGLPAFNIAGNAVLSAAVRGAVASAMTQGVAIAMGVQQKFSWTSVAVAAANAGIGEGLSDNASASNGELISASVDPNTGEMMPLGNGQYARDVGTGPLAGVARAQQTLLRGFASTATNLVLRGGRVSNEQLAADAFGTVLGASFAALSRPKTQGAPENPDRFRAENLARMRRLLDETTGETGGLVSTAVQQASGSSNETAGPIVSTSDASDARRAPYGSKEPWQTVVRKYINEDGNPTTLFATGVTTSALRLPRLESIPLQRTLVAEQVTSSGVNDGGIDWGMALGGGYYFSQPAVPEGPARAPMPYGEQMRRAVPAAVDLMVKGPAKGLVNGAPEFVTSVMKGLGYTGAVLRDGFDALRGAESRNYLGRAINEWDGTTGRVLEYSNGLQRMGGVPGELASPAAYAKAAQFTAGGIRGTATFLRETGGLPDWNIGLASPQAGVLYSNPIPLKFEKIVGPQLPSGVGGTGANYDKVTGQGLYVLFDEAGALKYVGRGDAPARLAVHEASLDKGELVGRVLWTNNLSKPQAKGLEQALMDHFGGALRQNPGSPLLNQFRSYQPSNPNAQMYRDAVTEDLWIATMKKIGG